From Gottschalkiaceae bacterium SANA:
CTTGTATCGATCGGTCCAGGTTAAACAAAACATTATTGTTCCCTGCATCAGTCATTTTCATCACCCGGCCAGGTGTCCCGGTCAAGTAAGCATTGTAATACCGTTCCAATCCATACTGGCCCACCCCGTCATAATTAGTAAAGCCAAGAATATGGGCAGCAAATTCATGATAGGGATAAAAACGTTTGTTTTTTTTGCGAATCTCAATTCCCGACAAATCACTAGACATTAAAACCTGCATTTCATCCAGGGTTAAATCCTCCCGCAAAATTACCTCAGAACGCTCCGTATCTAGCTTATTCAATACTTCAAGGGGATCCAGTTTCAAAAGTTCACTGAATACAGTTGCAAAAGTCGTCTTATCCTCAATCATTTCTGGTGTTGCTATCACAGTTTGGGAAACAATATTTTCAGCCAAGACCTTGCCATCTCGATCGTATATTTCTCCTCGCTCCCCTTGCGTCCAATAATCCTTTGTCCATTGGCCATATGCCTTTTCCGTCATATCACCACTGTCTATCAATTGTACTTGGCCGAGTTTAGCAACTACGGCAAAAAGCGCTCCATAAATAAGAAGCGCCATCACAAGTATTCTTCGATTCAATTTTAGTCTCTGTTTATTCATCGCACCTATCTCCTAGAAGCAAGGACCACCCCATCGTATGCAGATATTCCATCGTTTAAAGCCAAAACAATCTCCTGTTGTGAGCTGGGATAATCCATGGCGATTTTTTTTGCAACTCTCTCAAGGTCCATGGCCTTGGCAATTCGATCGATCTCCACATCCAAAACCTTTTGATTTTCTGATAATTGTTGGATCTGGGTATCCATTGCACGAATTTCATTTTGAATCTTAATTTCTGCGCTTTGACAACATAAGGTAATCACGCCGAAGCTGAGTCCGAAGAAAATCGAAGTGATTATGATTGTGATTCCCCATTTTTTCATTTCTCGACCTCCATTTTTTCAGCAACCCTAAGTTTCGCGCTTCGTGATCGTCGATTCCCCTCAATTTCTGCGTCCGAAGGGATAATCGGTTTCCTTGTAATAATTTTCACCTCTTGTTGCTTGTCACATTTGCAAACTGGAAATTCCTTTGGACAAATACAATCTTGTTGCATGTATTTAAAGGTTTCCTTAACAATGCGATCCTCTAGCGAATGAAAGGTAATTACACAAATTCGGCCCCCGGGCTTTAAAACATCAACAATATTTTCAAGAGCTTGGCGCAAGAGGCCTAGTTCATTGTTTACTTCTATTCTCAGGGCTTGAAAGGTTCTTCTCGCGGGATGAATCTTGCTTCTTAAGGCCTGACCCGGCATAGCCGAACGGATTACCTCAACCAGAGCCAAGGTACTATCGATGGTCGCCTCTTGACGTCTCTCTACAATCCGTCTAGCAATCCGTCTCGCATAGCGTTCTTCTCCATATTGGAAAATCACATCTGCTAATCGACTCTCTTCATAGGTGTTGACAATATCCCATGCGCTCAATCCCGACTGAGACATACGCATATCTAATTTCGCATCATACATATATGAAAAGCCTCGATCTGTTGTATCGAATTGATGAGAAGAAACACCCAAATCCAGAATCATACCATCAATTTTTTCAATACCTAATCGTTTCAAGACAATCTTGATATTTTTAAAATTGTTTTCAACGACACAGATACGTCCATCATCTTCAATTCCCATTTCCTTAGCATTTCGAATGGCATCCGGATCCTGATCGACTCCGATGACTCGACCCGTCGTCAAACGCTTGGCAATTTCTCTGGTATGCCCCGCTCCGCCCATAGTCCCGTCAACATAAAGCCCATCCGGTTTAATATTCAATCCATCAATTGTTTCATTTAAAAGTACACTAATATGTGAAAATTCCATTTTATATCCCCAATTCTTCCATTTTTAATGCGATGCTGTCAGAACTCAATAAGTCCGATTGATTATAGGCTTCCCAAGATTTCTTAGACCAAATTTCAACACGGTTTGCCACTCCAATGACCACGGCGTCTTTCTCTATCTCTGCATATTCCCTCAGGTTATTGGGAATTAAAATACGTCCCTGCTTATCAAATTCACATTCATTCGCTCCAGAAAAGAAAAATCGTGTGAAGGCGCGTGCATCCCTCTTTGTTAAAGGTAAAGCTTTTAATTTTTCCTCAAATGTTTCCCATTCCTTCTTTGGATAGACAAACAGACATTGATCAAGACCTCGGGTAATGACAAAATGTTCATCCAGCGCAGCGCGAAATTTAGATGGAATAATAATCCGCCCTTTTGCATCCAAACCATGCTGATATTCGCCAATAAACATAAAAATCACCACTTCCCCTTGAACAATCTTCCATTTCGTGACACAATCTACCACTTCTAACCACATTATACTACTTTTCCTATTTCTTGTAAAGGAATCTCGCGATGAAAATTCGAATTTTCAGAATACTCCACGTCTTGTTTTTTCACAAAAAAAATAAGCAAGTGCTTTCAACCAAATCGGCCAAAGGCATTTGCTTATCCTGCGTCAAATTATTTGATTTCCAACGATTTTTCTTTTCCTCTCACATACAGAAAGACACCAAGGGCAATCATTCCAAACGAAACCAATTGTGCTACCCGAAACGGTCCAAGCATTAAACTATCCGTTCTCAAACCTTCAATCCAAACACGGCCCAAAGAATATAATACCATATAGGCACCAATGGTTTGACCATTTCTTTTAAATACCCGATCACGCAGCAGAACCAAAATAAAAAATACGGCTAAATTCCAAAACGACTCATACAAAAAAGTCGGATGCACACGCACCCCGTCAACCAAAATACCCCAAGGCAAATCCGTCGGTCCCCCGTGGGCTTCTTGGTTAATAAAATTTCCCCAACGCCCAATCGCTTGAGCCAAGATTATGCTTGGCGCGGTAATATCCAATATTTCAAGAATCGAAATTTGCTTTCGCTTACAATAAAGCCATGCAACGAAAATTGCAGCAATCAAACCACCGTGAATGGCCAATCCACCACCACGCACATCTAGCATTTTTGCTAAATTTCCACGATACGCCGACCAATTGAACACGACATAATAAATTCGCGCGCCCACGATTCCACTTGGGATTGCGATCAACAATACATTAAGCAAATCATCTTCCAGAAATCCAACTTTCTTTGCCCTTCGCAAGGCGAGCAAGATCCCCAATGCCATTCCGAATGCAATCAAAACACCATACCACATCACAGAAATTCCAAAAATTTCAAAGGCTATTCGGTCCATCAATTCATCTCCTTTTTGTCTCTCCTATTATAGGGCCAGAAGAAAAAATAGTCAAACCCTTGCCCTACCCAGCCGATTGCGATATAATTCATCTGTTATAGACAAGGAGGAATTGGTTTGAAACTAGGAATTGTTGGCCTACCCAATGTAGGAAAGAGTACTTTATTTAATGCAATCACCGCCGCTGGCGCAGAATCTGCAAATTATCCGTTTTGCACAATAGAACCCAATGTCGGAACCGTCGCAGTGCCCGATCCGCGACTGACAGTATTATCTGAGATCTATCAATCGAAAAAAATTGTACCAACGGCTATCGAATTTTACGATATTGCCGGTCTGGTAAAAGGGGCTAGCAACGGTGAGGGCCTTGGCAATAAATTTTTATCCCATATACGTGAAGTTGAGTCAATCGTCCATGTCGTACGTTGTTTCGAGGATGAAAATATAACCCATGTAGAAGGAAGCATCGATCCAATTCGTGACATTGAGATCATCGAATTAGAATTGATCTTGTCCGATTTGGAAATGATTGAACGACGTGTCACCAAGACTGAAAAATTAGCCAAATCCGATAAAAACTTGCTTGGTGAGCTGGATCTTTTGAAACGAATTCAAGATACGCTTGCAGATGAGCAACCTGCACGTAGCCTGAACCTCGACGATGATGAAAGACTGAGTCTGCGTGGCTTTAATCTCCTCACATCAAAACCTGTTCTATATGTGTGTAATGTCTCGGAAGATGATTTGGCAGATGGCAATGCTTTTGTTCAATTGGTCCAAGACCGTGCGGCAAAAGAAAATGCTGAAGTCATTACGATCTGCGGCAAGATTGAATCAGAAATCGCAGAGTTGGACGAGGATGAAAAACATGAATTTTTAGAAGAGTTAGGGCTGGCAGAATCCGGTCTCGACAAATTGGTTCGTGCCAGTTATACACTTCTCGGTCTTATTTCCTACTTAACATCAGGTGTGCAAGAAACCCGTGCTTGGACCATCAAACGAGGCACCAAAGCACCACAGGCTGCCGGGAAAATTCATTCTGATATCGAACGTGGTTTTATTCGCGCCGAAATCATTCATTTTGACAAATTAGTCGAATGTGGATCAAGAGTGAAGGCCAAAGAACTTGGACTCTTGCAAGTTGAAGGAAAAGAATACGTAATGAAAGACGGCGATGTTGTTGAATTTCGATTCAATGTATAACAAAAAGCCGGGAGCCACATTTAATTGTGGCTCCCGGCTTTTTGTTTATATAGGCATATATTCTTTTATAATAAATGAATCGCTTGCAAGATCCTTGGTATAATCTGCTGCTTGCGAGACACCACCTCATCAAAGAACTCCCCCTGAGACGCAACCTCAAAAATTCCTTCGAAAGTATCCTGCGCCTTCTTCGAATAATATAGGTAACTGCCTCGTTTTGATATATCCGTCACCATCAAAATAGCCAAAACCAAATCCCGTTCCTTTGCCTTTTGATCCAGCGACTGAAGTAGGGCATCTCGATTTTTTTGAATCCCTTCATCATCCAAGGTGAAAACCTGGCTCACGCCAAAACGACCGATATCACATAAGAATTCCTTATAATCCTGCGACAACATTTCGCTAGGATCATCCCCCATCTGCTGTGATGCCGCCAAAAACAGTTCATGAGAGAATGTTTCTAAATTCAAATGAAGCCTCTTATTAATTTCCTCGACCGTCTCAATATCCAACTCGGTTGTTGTTGGTGACTGTAACATGAGGGTGTCAGAAATAATTCCACTAATCATCAGGCCCAATACCCAGTCCGGCGGTTCAATCCGCTTTTCTTGGTACATCTGATACAAAATTGTATTTGTACTGCCAACCGTCATATTTCGAAAGTGGATGGGTTTCATGGTTGAGATATTTCCAATTTTATGGTGATCAACAATCATCATAATCTCAGCCTGTTCAATCCCAGCAACGCTTTGTTCATATTCATTATGATCAACCAACACCACTCGTTTTCTTCCAGGATTAAATAAATGCTTGCGACTCAACATCCCTTTATAACGACCATCTTCCGCTACGACAGGAAAATTCGAATGCTTGGAGTGACTTAATGTTTCAGAAAAGTCATCCAAATAATCCGCTTCCGTAAACCGCATTATATGATTAGCCTTCATAATCGCTCCCACCGAGTTGCTTTGGTGAAGAACCGTACTTGTTCTATAAGTATCGTAGGGCGTTACCAATAGATTTACAGAATGTTCTTCCGCCAAATCCACCAACTCTTTCGATATCGCTGCTCCTCCCGTGACAATCAAACAAACCGGTTTGGCAATAATAGCCGCCTCGATCAGACGGTATCGGTCTCCAACCACAAGAATTTCATATTGACTGAGAAGCTTCGTCTGATAAATCGTCTCTTCTTCATAGGTTAAAATTCCCACACGACCTTGAATCTCCCTTAATTTCCCGGAAAGAACGTCGGCATCCAAATCAATCAAAAGATTGTTGATTGAGGTATTCAAAAAATCCATGCCACCATGAATTAAAGACATCGCTAT
This genomic window contains:
- the ychF gene encoding redox-regulated ATPase YchF; this translates as MKLGIVGLPNVGKSTLFNAITAAGAESANYPFCTIEPNVGTVAVPDPRLTVLSEIYQSKKIVPTAIEFYDIAGLVKGASNGEGLGNKFLSHIREVESIVHVVRCFEDENITHVEGSIDPIRDIEIIELELILSDLEMIERRVTKTEKLAKSDKNLLGELDLLKRIQDTLADEQPARSLNLDDDERLSLRGFNLLTSKPVLYVCNVSEDDLADGNAFVQLVQDRAAKENAEVITICGKIESEIAELDEDEKHEFLEELGLAESGLDKLVRASYTLLGLISYLTSGVQETRAWTIKRGTKAPQAAGKIHSDIERGFIRAEIIHFDKLVECGSRVKAKELGLLQVEGKEYVMKDGDVVEFRFNV
- the rsmH gene encoding 16S rRNA (cytosine(1402)-N(4))-methyltransferase RsmH; this encodes MEFSHISVLLNETIDGLNIKPDGLYVDGTMGGAGHTREIAKRLTTGRVIGVDQDPDAIRNAKEMGIEDDGRICVVENNFKNIKIVLKRLGIEKIDGMILDLGVSSHQFDTTDRGFSYMYDAKLDMRMSQSGLSAWDIVNTYEESRLADVIFQYGEERYARRIARRIVERRQEATIDSTLALVEVIRSAMPGQALRSKIHPARRTFQALRIEVNNELGLLRQALENIVDVLKPGGRICVITFHSLEDRIVKETFKYMQQDCICPKEFPVCKCDKQQEVKIITRKPIIPSDAEIEGNRRSRSAKLRVAEKMEVEK
- the mraZ gene encoding division/cell wall cluster transcriptional repressor MraZ yields the protein MIFMFIGEYQHGLDAKGRIIIPSKFRAALDEHFVITRGLDQCLFVYPKKEWETFEEKLKALPLTKRDARAFTRFFFSGANECEFDKQGRILIPNNLREYAEIEKDAVVIGVANRVEIWSKKSWEAYNQSDLLSSDSIALKMEELGI
- a CDS encoding putative manganese-dependent inorganic diphosphatase; translation: MSIKVFGHINPDTDTITAAIVHAYLLNQTGQKAKPYRLGEIQKDTAFVLGYFGVEKPELLTDVRVQIRDIAYDRPRGILPEKSLLAAYRKMEKEAIKTLPVIDSDKHLVGIVTMKDIAMSLIHGGMDFLNTSINNLLIDLDADVLSGKLREIQGRVGILTYEEETIYQTKLLSQYEILVVGDRYRLIEAAIIAKPVCLIVTGGAAISKELVDLAEEHSVNLLVTPYDTYRTSTVLHQSNSVGAIMKANHIMRFTEADYLDDFSETLSHSKHSNFPVVAEDGRYKGMLSRKHLFNPGRKRVVLVDHNEYEQSVAGIEQAEIMMIVDHHKIGNISTMKPIHFRNMTVGSTNTILYQMYQEKRIEPPDWVLGLMISGIISDTLMLQSPTTTELDIETVEEINKRLHLNLETFSHELFLAASQQMGDDPSEMLSQDYKEFLCDIGRFGVSQVFTLDDEGIQKNRDALLQSLDQKAKERDLVLAILMVTDISKRGSYLYYSKKAQDTFEGIFEVASQGEFFDEVVSRKQQIIPRILQAIHLL
- the lgt gene encoding prolipoprotein diacylglyceryl transferase, with product MDRIAFEIFGISVMWYGVLIAFGMALGILLALRRAKKVGFLEDDLLNVLLIAIPSGIVGARIYYVVFNWSAYRGNLAKMLDVRGGGLAIHGGLIAAIFVAWLYCKRKQISILEILDITAPSIILAQAIGRWGNFINQEAHGGPTDLPWGILVDGVRVHPTFLYESFWNLAVFFILVLLRDRVFKRNGQTIGAYMVLYSLGRVWIEGLRTDSLMLGPFRVAQLVSFGMIALGVFLYVRGKEKSLEIK